The DNA region ttaatcaaggcCCTGAGTAATGTACCAAGTGTGTGATTGACAacctcagtttgtccatcgctttgtggatgacttGTGGTCGAAAATAACAATCTAGTGCCAAACttggaccacaaagtcttccaaaaataactcaaaaacttCACATCTCTATCGCTAACAATGGTCTGAGGCATACCATGCAAACGAACAATTTCTTTAAAGAACAAGTTAGTAATGtgagatgcatcatcagttttgtgacaaggGATGACatgagccatcttagagaatctatcaactacTACATAGATGgaatcattaccccttggtAACCTAGGTAGTCTCaagacaaagtccatagacaagtctaccCAAGGATAATGTGGAATGGGCAATGGGATATACAAACCATATGGATTTGTTTTAGACTTGGCTTTGTGGCAAGTggcacatctaccaaccatgcgttcaataTCCCTACAcatatgaggccagtaaaaATGCTCTTGCAACATTGCTAAAATCTTAACAATGCCAAAAtgtcccatgagaccaccaccatgtgcctctcgaatcaaaagatcacgGATGGAAGAGTTAGGCACACACAACTTATCCACATAAAACAAAAATCCATCATGCAAGAAATACTTTCCACGTGGACTCTTAATACAAGATGCATGGATTTCACCAAAGTCAATGTCATGGGCATATAGTTCTTTGAGCATCTCAAACCCTAACAACTTAGCATCAAGGACAGCAAGCAAAGAATGTCTACGAGATAAAGCATCAGCTACCATATTCATTTTGCCAGTTTTGTACCTAATGACATAagagaaggtgtcaatgaaatttacccatttggcatgtcgcTTGCTCAACTTTGGTTGTCCCTTGAGAAACTTCAACGATTCGTGATCgatgtgtatcacgaactcccttGGACGGAGGTAGTGTTGCCACGTTTCCAAGGCCCTCACAAGTGCGTACAGCTCCTTGTCATACGTGGGGTAGTTCAGGGCAGCACCTCCCAGTTTCTCACTAAAATAAGCACAatgcctcttgtcttgcatgaagACAACTCCAATACCTAGGGGTGCGAATCAAAATTGAAATCGGTAATTCGGAActttgaaatcggaattttttgaaattttggtatcAGAATTTTCGACCGATTttgatttcgaattcaccaatttcgaattcgaattcgttccaaattcaattcggaattcggtaaatttcgatttcaccgaattcatgaatataaaaattattattattattatataaatattatattacatatatataaaaaatattatatatgtgtgtgaaaacgaaattgaaatcaaaataggaattccgatttcaccgaattcatgaatataaaaattattattataatataaatgttataatatatatattatatatatatgaaaaacagatttgaaatcgaaatagaaATTCCGAATTCCGATTTCGATTCGATTTTGaattgtgaattcgaaatcggaattttCGATTTGAAAAATCTCATTACCGAATTCGATCCGAATTCGACTAATTCGAAATCGGATATTCTGATTTCCattccgaattaccgaattcaaaattccgaattcaattcgaaaattcgaattcggtcggtaaatcgaaatttttcgattttgcacacccctaccaatacctacaccagaagcatcacactcaatttcaaaagtcttgTTAAAGTTTGGTAATGCCAAAACAGGTAcatgtgtgagtttgtcctTTAGGGTAAGGAATGCTTGTTCTTGGGCTTCTCCCCAATAGAATTTGTCATTTttctttgtcacggcggtcaaTGGTGCAGCAATCACGGCGGTCAATGGTGCAGCAATGGTGCTGAAGTCTTTGACAAATCGCCGATAGAAACCCGCCAATCCATGGAAGCTGCGCACCTCAGGGACGGATTTTGGTGTCGGTCATTGcttgatggcctcaatcttggattcGTCTACTTTGATGCCCTGTGAACTCACaacatagcctaaaaacacaagctcattagtacaaaaggtgcacttcttaaggttagcgtatAGACGCGCCTCTCGAAGTGTGTTAAGAACTAATCTCAAATGCTCCATGTGTTCTTGCATGTTGCGACTGTAAATCAAGAtgtcatcaaaataaacaatcacAAACTTCCCAATGAAGtgtctcaaaacatggttcattaatctcATGAATGTACTAGGGGCGttagtcaacccaaagggcatgactagccactcataaagaccatgtttggttttaaaaGTTGTTTTCCACTCGTCtccctctttcatcctaatttgatgatagccattTCGTAaatcaattttggtgaaaatcaCAGCACCATCAAGTTCATCAAACATATCATCTAATCTAGCAATTGGATGACGGTTTTTAACAGTTATAGCATTAATAGCTCTACAGTCGGTGCACATTtgccaagtaccatcctttttggggacaagtatcacaggcacagcacaaggacttagactttcctttacccaacccttacctactaggccatcaacttgcctttgaaacTCCTTTGTCTCCTCAGGACCCATGCAGTAAGCGggtttgttgggtagtggtGCTCCAAGAATCAAGTCTATCTGGTGTTCGATCCCTCAAATGGGGGGTAATCCATCAGGGACCTCATCAGGGAATACGTCCTCGAATTCCTGCAGAAGAGCAACAACACTCGAAGGCAATGCGTTATTGAGCTCATCAATATTTAGGAGCACGTGTTTGCAAACCAAGAGTAATACAGGCTGGTCAGAATTCACAAGTTTTCGaacatccttagccttaatTATCATGTTTCGCTTCCTAGTGTTGGGCTTAGTCAATGCGGGATCATGTGTGACACTAGGTGTGCTCACTTGACCCTTGGTCGAGTGCTCACTTGTAGAAGTGGAGCATTTGCCAGGGTCGGccgccttttgtttcctcttttggcGGTCCAATTCGTACTCTCTTTGCAATTTAAGTTggtcctcatacacttgtgtaGGTGTGAGTGGTGTTAGGACCATGCGTTTACCATTGTGCAAAAGAATGTACTTGTTTGCCTTAGCATCAAATGTGACATGtttatcaaattgccaaggtcttCCTAAAATGACATGTGTCGCATGCATAGGAGCAACATCACACACTACTTCATCAATGTATTTACCAATTGAAAAAGGAACACGTACCTGTTTGTAAACACGTACCTCTCCTTcttcacttagccattggaggcggtatGGGTGTGGATGTTTAGTTGTAGGAAGGCCCAATCTTTCAACCATGAGTAAGCTTGCCACATTGGTGCAACTCCCACCATCAATGATGAGGCTACACACTTTATCACTTACTTTACAATGAGTGTAAAATAAGTTTTTCCTTTGCAATTGCTCGTCCTCCTTgactcgggcggttagcactcgtcgtgccaccaaACAACCTTTTTCTCATTGAGTGGGAGAACATTCTTTCTCAGCCGAGTCATCCTCCAAGCAATCACTCTTGACCAATCCAGGCATCTCCTCACAATCGTCATCATCGAACACGATTTCGCCATTGTGAGTGGCTAACATGACTCTTTGGTTTGGACTCTGAGACTGAATATGCCCaaatccttggcatttgaaaCACTTGATATCCCTACTCTTAGTTTTAGGAGTCTCATGAAGTGccttagaagtggacctggatgcatcaacaacTTTGTTAGAGGTAGAATTGACATTTCGGCTAGAAAAGTTACCTTGTGTTCGACCGGTGGTTGGTGTAGCTGAATGTCCACCTTCATGGATGGTTTTCTTTGGTTGGCTtcctgtgacaaccccacctctctctaaggtgaaccaaagggttcggcggaccgcctgcccagctctcaccgggactcagtcgttcactaaactcctcaattaaattacaagatatatctcaaatttacatcaaattttccaagaattacatatcacataCGCAGCGAAAAttaattcccaagc from Coffea eugenioides isolate CCC68of unplaced genomic scaffold, Ceug_1.0 ScVebR1_2839;HRSCAF=3941, whole genome shotgun sequence includes:
- the LOC113757204 gene encoding uncharacterized protein LOC113757204; amino-acid sequence: MVERLGLPTTKHPHPYRLQWLSEEGEVRVYKQVRVPFSIGKYIDEVVCDVAPMHATHVILGRPWQFDKHVTFDAKANKYILLHNGKRMVLTPLTPTQVYEDQLKLQREYELDRQKRKQKAADPGKCSTSTSEHSTKGQVSTPSVTHDPALTKPNTRKRNMIIKAKDVRKLVNSDQPVLLLVCKHVLLNIDELNNALPSSVVALLQEFEDVFPDEVPDGLPPI